A region from the Populus trichocarpa isolate Nisqually-1 chromosome 18, P.trichocarpa_v4.1, whole genome shotgun sequence genome encodes:
- the LOC18107898 gene encoding uncharacterized protein LOC18107898, with translation MWGKLIKTQPRCGHLIASTTCGLCDIIGDVSYEELRAASCDDCNQLLKERNLLDSKLIEFNNLLRHPYIAPSKPAPAGQSPLFGAAPNAIPATAQNAAPPSVSIMQQVCIATNFQTRPLEIPSPLGIARLFGYIGVNSIQSISSSVVNAKPINPVSYPFQWEQFCVKCSRASNYKQLASIELEKCWETDDPHLSVSRNMVQRGAVSGDASIWLKENWLPGEVRDSLCASLIWDLQLDTLSKSQIPEEAPPEEHVFQKIFHRAHRM, from the exons ATGTGGGGTAAATTAATCAAGACACAACCACGCTGCGGCCACTTGATCGCATCAACAACCTG CGGCCTCTGTGACATTATTGGTGATGTTAGCTACGAAGAATTGCGAGCTGCATCATGTGATGATTGCAATCAATT GttgaaagagagaaatttaCTCGACTCGAAGTTGATTGAGTTCAATAACCTTCTTCGTCATCCCTACATAGCACCCTCAAAGCCAGCTCCTGCCGGTCAGAGCCCATTATTTGGAGCCGCTCCTAATGCAATTCCGGCTACAGCTCAAAATGCTGCCCCTCCCTCGGTTTCCA TCATGCAACAAGTCTGCATTGCAACCAACTTCCAAACCAGGCCCTTGGAAATTCCTTCTCCCCTCGGTATAGCACGACTCTTTGGCTACATTGGAGTAAACAGCATTCAAAGTATTTCTTCCTCCGTTGTCAATGCAAAACCCATCAATCCAGTCTCTTATCCCTTCCAATGGGAACAATTCTGCGTTAAATGCAGCAGGGCAAGCAACTACAAACAGTTAGCCAGC ATAGAACTTGAAAAATGTTGGGAAACAGACGATCCTCATTTATCTGTTAGCAG AAATATGGTGCAAAGGGGGGCTGTTTCAGGGGATGCAAGCATCTGGTTAAAAGAAAACTGGCTTCCTGGAGAGGTACGAGATTCCTTGTGTGCTTCTCTTATATGGGACTTGCAATTAGATACGCTTTCCAAGTCACAG ATTCCAGAAGAAGCACCTCCAGAGGAACATGTCTTCCAGAAAATATTTCACAGGGCACATAGAATGTAA
- the LOC18107900 gene encoding protein REPRESSOR OF SILENCING 3 isoform X1, with protein sequence MVEARIVISKQNKGGGTKKMKMNGAAPAAAPAAAAAEEEEEEAVIRIFVGGLGESVSSEDLRNIFSSNKSLGLGIQSVEIIRSKGRSFAYIDFFSSSNNSLSKLFNTYNGCAWKGGKLRLEKAKEHYLARLTCEWAQDQDEDQHPLLPTPNLDHAQDDPTNKKLSISSKPSNKELLSENKQLRLFFPGLGKIKSIPFRGTGKHRYSFRRVEVPPLPKHFCDCEEHSEPPAAAAKCRHIPIMEEQGAGMDKEELTLMNSVMNKLFQMENVSDNACCEIELDKKVDDSMKTTDKPPLEENEGDIDEDDDNLIINMVSVPQETILTHQRRRFNVRQTSTDEPTQKVLQKQKRNTTPSNKKRKIVLNEESNTSEGMPAMPGGNGSLLEQQSKSDNASETLPGHSSSKEEQPKCDKVADSRDSENNKSWKQENQNEHFSRIKEVGGHKEALSTKLDSASNKPGRGYAWLNKSSWTQLVSGNNSNAFSITHILPGVTFAKVEPSKPDGLEVPSSMKSMHGDIFKKSNIVPTVDGTLAFGVRKEGNVQNRVAMSPQTVVGNAEASAPVVEKKTNSETKPAYTRDVSIGETCSFMRTADSVKEWARTKAALSGSRKRKNNEK encoded by the exons ATGGTGGAGGCTAGGATAGTAAttagcaaacaaaacaaaggagGGGGGActaagaagatgaagatgaatgGAGCCGCACCCGCAGCCGCAcccgcagcagcagcagcagaagaagaagaagaagaagcagtgATAAGGATATTCGTGGGAGGATTGGGGGAGAGCGTGAGCAGCGAAGACCTGCGCaacatattttcatcaaataagAGTTTGGGCTTAGGGATTCAATCAGTGGAGATCATCAGAAGCAAAGGCCGATCCTTTGCGTATATCgacttcttctcttcttccaaCAACTCCCTCTCCAAGCTCTTCAACACT TATAATGGGTGTGCTTGGAAGGGTGGGAAGCTTAGGCTTGAGAAGGCCAAAGAGCATTATCTTGCTCGCTTGACATGTGAATGGGCTCAAGATCAAGATGAAGATCAACATCCTCTCCTTCCCACTCCTAATCTTGATCATGCTCAAGATGATCCCACCAACAAGAAACTGTCCATTTCTTCAAAGCCCAGCAACAAAGAGCTTCTTTCAGAAAATAAGCAACTTCGCCTCTTCTTCCCCGGATTAGGAAAG ATAAAGTCAATACCTTTTAGAGGAACTGGCAAACACAGATACAGTTTCAGACGTGTTGAAGTTCCTCCACTTCCCAAGCATTTCTGTGATTGTGAAGAACACTCGGAGCCTCCTGCAGCTGCAGCTAAATGCAGACACATTCCTATCATGGAAGAACAGGGTGCTGGGATGGACAAGGAAGAACTCACTTTGATGAATTCTGTGATGAATAAGCTCTTTCAGATGGAAAATGTTTCAGACAATGCATGCTGTGAGATTGAATTGGATAAGAAAGTAGATGATTCCATGAAAACCACTGATAAACCACCACTTGAAGAGAATGAAGGGGAcatcgatgaagatgatgataaccTCATAATTAACATGGTGAGTGTACCACAGGAAACCATATTAACTCATCAG AGACGAAGATTCAATGTTAGGCAAACTTCGACAGATGAACCGACTCAAAAGGTGCTCCAAAAGCAGAAAAGAAACACTACACCTTCTAATAAGAAGAGGAAAATAGTTCTCAATGAAGAAAGTAATACAAGTGAAGGAATGCCTGCTATGCCGGGAGGTAATGGGAGTTTGCTGGAACAGCAATCCAAATCTGACAATGCATCAGAAACACTGCCGGGACATTCATCTAGCAAGGAAGAGCAACCCAAATGTGATAAAGTCGCCGACTCTAGGGACAGTGAGAACAATAAATCCTGgaagcaagaaaatcaaaatgaacaTTTCAGCAGGATCAAAGAAGTGGGAGGGCACAAGGAGGCTCTGTCTACCAAACTGGATTCTGCTTCAAATAAGCCAGGCAGAGGTTATGCATGGCTCAATAAATCCTCATGGACACAATTGGTTAGTGGGAATAACAGCAATGCTTTCAGTATTACTCATATCTTGCCGGGTGTTACTTTTGCAAAGGTAGAGCCATCAAAACCTGATGGGTTGGAAGTTCCCAGTTCTATGAAAAGCATGCATGGTGATATATTTAAGAAGAGCAATATTGTTCCTACCGTAGATGGCACGCTGGCTTTTGGGGTCAGAAAGGAGGGTAATGTACAAAATAGAGTGGCAATGAGCCCGCAGACTGTTGTAGGCAATGCTGAGGCTTCTGCTCCAGTAGTGGAGAAGAAAACCAATTCAGAGACGAAGCCAGCATATACCAGAGATGTTTCCATTGGAGAAACTTGTTCATTCATGAGGACTGCTGATTCAGTGAAAGAATGGGCGCGGACCAAAGCAGCTCTAAGCGGATCCCgcaagagaaaaaacaatgagaagTAG
- the LOC18107900 gene encoding protein REPRESSOR OF SILENCING 3 isoform X2, producing the protein MVEARIVISKQNKGGGTKKMKMNGAAPAAAPAAAAAEEEEEEAVIRIFVGGLGESVSSEDLRNIFSSNKSLGLGIQSVEIIRSKGRSFAYIDFFSSSNNSLSKLFNTYNGCAWKGGKLRLEKAKEHYLARLTCEWAQDQDEDQHPLLPTPNLDHAQDDPTNKKLSISSKPSNKELLSENKQLRLFFPGLGKIKSIPFRGTGKHRYSFRRVEVPPLPKHFCDCEEHSEPPAAAAKCRHIPIMEEQGAGMDKEELTLMNSVMNKLFQMENVSDNACCEIELDKKVDDSMKTTDKPPLEENEGDIDEDDDNLIINMRRRFNVRQTSTDEPTQKVLQKQKRNTTPSNKKRKIVLNEESNTSEGMPAMPGGNGSLLEQQSKSDNASETLPGHSSSKEEQPKCDKVADSRDSENNKSWKQENQNEHFSRIKEVGGHKEALSTKLDSASNKPGRGYAWLNKSSWTQLVSGNNSNAFSITHILPGVTFAKVEPSKPDGLEVPSSMKSMHGDIFKKSNIVPTVDGTLAFGVRKEGNVQNRVAMSPQTVVGNAEASAPVVEKKTNSETKPAYTRDVSIGETCSFMRTADSVKEWARTKAALSGSRKRKNNEK; encoded by the exons ATGGTGGAGGCTAGGATAGTAAttagcaaacaaaacaaaggagGGGGGActaagaagatgaagatgaatgGAGCCGCACCCGCAGCCGCAcccgcagcagcagcagcagaagaagaagaagaagaagcagtgATAAGGATATTCGTGGGAGGATTGGGGGAGAGCGTGAGCAGCGAAGACCTGCGCaacatattttcatcaaataagAGTTTGGGCTTAGGGATTCAATCAGTGGAGATCATCAGAAGCAAAGGCCGATCCTTTGCGTATATCgacttcttctcttcttccaaCAACTCCCTCTCCAAGCTCTTCAACACT TATAATGGGTGTGCTTGGAAGGGTGGGAAGCTTAGGCTTGAGAAGGCCAAAGAGCATTATCTTGCTCGCTTGACATGTGAATGGGCTCAAGATCAAGATGAAGATCAACATCCTCTCCTTCCCACTCCTAATCTTGATCATGCTCAAGATGATCCCACCAACAAGAAACTGTCCATTTCTTCAAAGCCCAGCAACAAAGAGCTTCTTTCAGAAAATAAGCAACTTCGCCTCTTCTTCCCCGGATTAGGAAAG ATAAAGTCAATACCTTTTAGAGGAACTGGCAAACACAGATACAGTTTCAGACGTGTTGAAGTTCCTCCACTTCCCAAGCATTTCTGTGATTGTGAAGAACACTCGGAGCCTCCTGCAGCTGCAGCTAAATGCAGACACATTCCTATCATGGAAGAACAGGGTGCTGGGATGGACAAGGAAGAACTCACTTTGATGAATTCTGTGATGAATAAGCTCTTTCAGATGGAAAATGTTTCAGACAATGCATGCTGTGAGATTGAATTGGATAAGAAAGTAGATGATTCCATGAAAACCACTGATAAACCACCACTTGAAGAGAATGAAGGGGAcatcgatgaagatgatgataaccTCATAATTAACATG AGACGAAGATTCAATGTTAGGCAAACTTCGACAGATGAACCGACTCAAAAGGTGCTCCAAAAGCAGAAAAGAAACACTACACCTTCTAATAAGAAGAGGAAAATAGTTCTCAATGAAGAAAGTAATACAAGTGAAGGAATGCCTGCTATGCCGGGAGGTAATGGGAGTTTGCTGGAACAGCAATCCAAATCTGACAATGCATCAGAAACACTGCCGGGACATTCATCTAGCAAGGAAGAGCAACCCAAATGTGATAAAGTCGCCGACTCTAGGGACAGTGAGAACAATAAATCCTGgaagcaagaaaatcaaaatgaacaTTTCAGCAGGATCAAAGAAGTGGGAGGGCACAAGGAGGCTCTGTCTACCAAACTGGATTCTGCTTCAAATAAGCCAGGCAGAGGTTATGCATGGCTCAATAAATCCTCATGGACACAATTGGTTAGTGGGAATAACAGCAATGCTTTCAGTATTACTCATATCTTGCCGGGTGTTACTTTTGCAAAGGTAGAGCCATCAAAACCTGATGGGTTGGAAGTTCCCAGTTCTATGAAAAGCATGCATGGTGATATATTTAAGAAGAGCAATATTGTTCCTACCGTAGATGGCACGCTGGCTTTTGGGGTCAGAAAGGAGGGTAATGTACAAAATAGAGTGGCAATGAGCCCGCAGACTGTTGTAGGCAATGCTGAGGCTTCTGCTCCAGTAGTGGAGAAGAAAACCAATTCAGAGACGAAGCCAGCATATACCAGAGATGTTTCCATTGGAGAAACTTGTTCATTCATGAGGACTGCTGATTCAGTGAAAGAATGGGCGCGGACCAAAGCAGCTCTAAGCGGATCCCgcaagagaaaaaacaatgagaagTAG